GTTGTCTGTGCTCTTTAACCTGCAGTCAGCTGAACTGGCTGAGTGGGCAGGAACCTACCAACTTTATAGGTCATGGAGTTCTTGGCGCCAGATGCCTCGTTAACCCTGCATTATGAGGTTCCCCCAGAGCCTTTGGGGGCGAGTGAACAGCCACCACTGGAGCTTGGGTGTCTCAGAAGTGTGTTCCATTTAGCATGAGCTCAGATGGGAAGTTTTCAGGACTTCCTACTGGCCTGATGCCACCCTAAGAGTGATGGAGATTAGAATACAGGAGAGACTTCCTCAGCAAAATCAAGGCTAAGAGGCTAATAcaattgtttagttttttaaagattaCGGCCCAGCTGAGAGGGAGTTTGAAGGGTAGAGCACTGCAGGGAATTCCCAGTAGGTAAAAGTGGAAAGACCCCACCTTGTGGGTAGGTGAAAAGAGGAATGTGAAAGATGTTGTCATGTCTCGTATCTGGGGAATCTTGAGCAAGAGGGGAAACCACTGCCAGGCTAGTTAGACTGGATGTGACATGGAGAGGTAAGGGACTCGCTGAAACAACCCAGAAGGGCATTTTAAACCTTCTGGACGGACTGAGGCAAAAGGAGGCAGAAAGAGAGGTGTGTCTCCTGAGAGGCGGCTGAGCCTCTTTTTATTCCCTCCCAATTCACCAACTTCCGCCCGAGCCAGGATCTGTCACAACTCGAGAGGTGGAAATTCTGGTTTCCCTAGCCCAGAGCTCCCAGTGCTGGCTTTGGCACGATGGGCACCTGGAGGGCCGCGCTCCCGTTCCAGCCAGGTTGAGCCTTCTGCCCCCTGCCTCTGGGGGCTGGGAACCGCCTCCTTCTTTCCCTTGGATGGCACCCCTGCCCCAGAGACTGAACACCCGGATTTCCCACTGTGGCTGGTTCAAGGGTATGTGAGGTGAGGTGGGTGGCTTGGGGTTGGTGGACTTGGGGGAAAATTATGCAGAGGCCCAAGGAAGCAGATAGCAGGAGCAAAGACAAGGAGACAGGGGCAGCTGCAGAGGCTGGGAGCCAGCCAGCCACCGCGGCCCAGGCCACCCCCCAAGAAATGCTGACAGACAACCTGGCGAGATGGAAGAAGAGGGCCAGGTAGGCCTGAGCGTCAAAGACCCTGAGCTGagttggggctgggggagaggttAGAGGAGGCTGACTTAGACTTGGTCTGCTGGCCTAGATCTGGGATGAGTATGAGGCACAAGGTATCAAGAGATCTGAAAGTGGCAGGAGAGTAAGGTCTgaggaagctttttttttctttttttaaagacagaattgcactctgttacctgggctagagtgccttggtgtcagcctagttcacagcaacctcaaactcttgggctcaagcaactctcctgcctcagcctaccaagtagctggggctacaggcatgcgccaccatgcccggctaattttttctatatatttttagttgtccaattaatttctttctatttttagtagagacggggtctcgctcttgctcaggctggtttcaaactcctgacctcgagtgatccacctgcctcagcctcccagtgtgctcggattacaggcatgagccaccgcgcctagcatGGTCTGAGGAATTTATGCTTTGAGTATAGAAACCCACTCCCTAGAAGGTCTCCTGCCCAGGGCCGGGCAACAGTTTTGGCTATGAGCTATGGGAATAGGGAAGGCAAAGGAGGGAAGGCACGAAGGACTTCCCTGGGAGTAAGGCGAAAACaggcagagcagagagcagaAGAGGCAGGGTAGAGAATACCTGGCTTCTGCCCAGAGGGGAAAGTGAGGCATCAGGCTGAGGCCTGTGAGGGTGATGGAAGTGAGACTCTGCGAGGGCCCTTCCAGATAGGGAACCACCCCGCCTCGTgctcccccctctgcccccacacTTCTGCTGCCCAGGGCTCACTGATTGGTCCCCACGGGGATGTGGTAAGGACTACTCACTCAGAAAGTACCCGGGTGCCTGTTTCCCCAGAGCCGTCTGGTGACAGCCATTGGCTGAGCAtggccctcccagccctgggcctggacCCCTGGAGCCTCCTGGGCCTTTTCCTCTTCCAACTTCTCCAGCTGCTGCTGCCAACAACGACCgcagagggaggtgggcaggAGCCCGTGCCCAGGGTCAAATACTATGCAGGTAAGCGTCTGATGGCCAGGAAGTGTGGGGATGGCAGCGCAGAGCTGGAGGGGGGTGGAGGAAGGATAGAgagggaatgggggtggggggaatggacatggagaaacagagacacacagagagatgCCAGGGAGAAACAGAGGGCCTCAGAGAAAGCGAAAGAGACAGCCAGAAATAGAAATTCAAACTGAGAGGAAATCCACTTAAGACACAGattgagaaaagggaagagagggggCTTTTCCAGGGCACCGCTCCTTCTAGTTCTCCAAAGCTGgtgatttctctttctcttcttcagtgTCACTGTCATAAAGCTAGGTACCTCAAACCTCAACTGCTGTCATATTCCCAAGTGCCTCAAAGTCAAGGCCCATGCTAGAAGACCATTTGTGGACCTAGTGGCCCAGGGCATGCCAGACCCACGCCAACCACACAGATCATGCTGGACCATGAGAATCCACTGCTGTGGCATGGCTTGGCTGGGCTGTGGGCCCTGGGACCCCACACAAGCACAGCTTGGCTGGTTTCTTACTGAGGCTGTGGGGGCTGCTGGCCCTCTCACCTCCAGGAAGAAGGTTCGGGGAAGGATACAGAGCCTGTAGGTGTTGTAGTGGCAGGGTCTTGTGGGCATGGCTGTGTCTTTAGCATCTTTCTGGGGCAACGTGGTAAAGGAAATGTATGTTGCCCATTGATGGGGATACAGACATGGACCAGACTTAGCCCCTGCCCTCAAAGTGTTCACAGTCTCAGGCAGAAGCAGATGAGCAGTCAGTCACACTACAGGGTGATCGAGTCAGTAACTGAGGGGTTTATACATCTCTGGGAGAGGCCTGGCCTCCAGGAGACACCCCTGCCAGGCCAGCCCTTCCAGCACTTTGCCACACTTTATCTTTATTCCCCAGCTCCTTCTCTCGGTCCTATTTAAGACTCTCTGAGCCTACAAAGATAACAATTAGCCAGTCAGTCCTCTAACTGATGCAAAAGTGCACAGATGCTAATGAGAGAGGATTTCAGGagctcctttccttcccccttgCTGATGTGCCAGTGGgacaggaaaacacacacacacacacacatacacacacacacgcacatataaaTGCACATGCACACCACTGCACCAGGTAATGGAGAGGACCTGGGTGAGCCTCCGACAACAGGCTCATCTTCCCTGGCCACAAAGCATGCCTACATAGACCTTTGAAGAAAAATGCTTCCTTTCTGTTTGTGGTGATTCTGGTGGTGGAAATTTCCTATAACAGGAGGGGAAGGAAGTGGGGGTGGCAAGAGAGACCCTCTGACACACAGTCTTGTCTGCATCTAGCTTTCCTGCTTGTGGCTGCCAACACCTTCCTGTTGATTGGTCTGCCTGCTGTTCCCCGTCTCAGTGGGGACCAAGGTGTCCTTCCCACCGCAGCACCCCTGGGCCTGGAACAGCATCCATTGTCTCTCGCTTTATTTCCTATCCCTTTTGTCATGGGTGCAGGCtactctcccccagccccaggctgtcCTCACCCTGTCTCTGGCTGCCTCTCCTGTCTGCTCTGGGCGCAACACACAAAGCTCCGCAGCTGCCAGCAGAGTGGGGCGAACAGGAAAGTTGCTGGTGGGAAAGGGCAGGTCCAGCTGCCAGGGCATGGGGAGCACACTCTGCcaacccttcccttcccccactttTATCCCAGGAATCAGCTGCCCACCCACCAACTCCTCACCGCTCTCTCTCACGCCTCCCACAGGGGATGGATGCAGGGCGCTTAGCTTCTTCCACCAGAAGGGCCTCCAGGATTTTGACACTCTGCTCCTGAGTGGTGATGGAAACACTCTCTATGTGGGGGCTCGAGAGGCCATTCTGGCCTTGAACATCCAGGATCCAGGGGTCCCAAGGCTGAAGAACATGGTGAGGAGGCCAGGGACAAAGGGTGTGTGGGCTGGGAGTGAGAAGGGGGCCAGGAGCCACCCTGCACCTGGGCCGCCTAAGCATGAATAACGGGCCAATTGCTATTATCTATAATCAGCGACAATCAGCAATTCTTGTCATATATATCTTGACAATATAACAGACACAAAATAATATAGTGGCCTCACTCTTCGCTAGGGTCACGAATACTGGTTGAATAATATTAATTGCTAAAATGGCTGACATGGAAATCATTGACATAAGAGATCAACCTGGAccaaattatatcaataatttgaTATCCACCCAGTAGGTAGAAATCACTGTGGCTTCTGTGTTACAGTCACCCTACTAATGTGAACAATatgagggagagagggagtgggaaggaaggaagggggagagggagctAGCAATACTGATCACCTCTGTGGTTTGTGTTTCTCAGTGTGTCATCTGTTGGCCACCTGCACATACAGGGTGCtagttaaaaatgcagattctctaAGGTGTGACCCAGGAACCGACATTTTTAACAATCTCCTCAGGAAATGTGTGGTTTGACAACTGCTCCTATGTACGCCATGCATTGCATTAGGCGCTTTACATATGCCACCAAATTGTCCCCACTAGCAACCTATGAAATTGATCACAATCGCTCAGTCAGTGAGTGGCCGAGCCTATATTCAAAAACAGGTCTGTCTGATTCTGTACACCATGTTCTACCATGGAGCTGTCTGATCAATATCAGTATCATCAGTGGGATAGCCGTAGTCACAAACTGGTGTTATTACCACCCATCACCATGTCACTAACCCCCATGCCTGCTGGTCATTTCATGCCAGAGTTGAGGAGGGGATTGCAGGTCACAGACCTGAagactcatttcttttctttctttcttttttttttttttaactttttttttttttttgagacagagtctcactgtgttgcctgggctagagtgccgtggtgtcagcctagctcacagcaacctcaaactcctgggctcaagcgatcctcctgcctcagcctcccaagtagctgggactacaggcatgtaccaccatgcccagctaattttttctatgtatttttagttgtccagctaacttctttctatttttagtagagatggtgtctcactcttgctcaggctggtctcgaactcctgagctcaaacgatcctccccccttggcctcccagagtgctaggattacaggcgtgagccactgcgccccagcCTGAAGACCtacctcatttcttttcatctccctcccctcccccaactgtCCACTTTCAGATACCCTGGCCAGCCAGTGaccaaaaaaagaatgaatgtgcCTTTAAGAAGAAGAGCAACGAGGTAAGTGGAGGTGGGGGCTTGGGGGCTCTGGGTGGAGAGCCCTGGCTTCCGTAGATCGTCACTGGGTAACCTCAGGTTGGGCAGGAAGTGGAGGGCACTTGTTATGATTATCACTTGGATTATGTTCCATGAAGATGTCTGGGGACTGCCTCAGCATTGCCCAGCTCTTCTCCCCACTAGGAAGTGAGGGGGCAGCCTCTgggggcccaggagtttgaggcaagTGGCCCGGAGGCCTGAATTCTCTGTCTCCCCCAGACACAGTGTTTCAACTTCATTCGTGTCCTGGTCCCTTTCAATGCCACCCATCTCTACGCCTGCGGCACCTTCGCCTTCAGTCCTGCTTGTACCTTCATTGTGAGTTACCTGGTGCCTAGCTTTCAAGCTCCTAAGGATCCCTTCTCACGTCTACCCCCAGACTTTCCTCTGTAGCTCTGGAAAACTCTGGTCTTCCAGACTCAGGACCCTCATGAGCTTCCTGGCCCCAGACCAATTTCCCTCTatgcccctctcccttcctccctcgtGCCCCTCATTTCCCAGATGTGAGACCCTGGCGTTCTGGCCCCCCAGCCTCTTCCCCCCTCTAGGAACTCCAAGATTCCTACTTGTTGCCCATCTCAGAGGACAAGGTCATGGAGGGGAAAGGCCAAAGCCCCTTTGACCCTGCCCACAAGCACACAGCTGTCTTGGTGGGTGAGTATCAGGTTTCTTGGTCCATCCCAATATCTGCTTTCTCTAGTCACTCTGTGTAATATGGACTGTTACAGAGTTTCCTAAAaggtgggggacagagagagagggaagccAGGAGCCTCAGAGCACAAGATCAGAGGGAGAGTTAGGCCACCAGCTCCGGCTGGAACTGCCACAGAGGAGGTGCTGAGAGGCGGATGTGGAGAGACACAGAGGCATGAGGGTCCAGGAAAGTATCAGGTAGAGAAGAGGCCTGAGATTCAgtcatttgtttaacaaatgtGCACTGTGCGAACACCTCCTCTGGTGTACCAGGCATCGTGCTGGCTACCATAGGTGTCACAAAGAAGAAATCACGGCCCCGGGTACTCCTTCACACCAACCATTGCAGACTTCCCACCCTGGCTTCCTGGAGGGGGTGGCCTTGGGCTTTTGAGCAGGACCttgatagataggtaggtagatgggCAGGAATGGTGTTCCAGGAAGAGAAGGGCAGGGTCCAAGGTGCAGAAGCAGAAAACACAGTCACCTCCTGAGATCAATGAGTGAGTCTATTTGGCAAGTGATTCAGCTGGTCGTGGGAGGGAGTAGCCAGAGAAAGGCTGGAAAAGTGCCACATGGGCTGGCCGTTTCCTGTGGAGAGAGGGACCTGAGAAGGGGcctcagtggtggtggtggtggtgttggggCTGGGCTTTGGGGCTCCTCAGGAAAGCGCAGAACTAATGGGGGGCTTAAAGACTGATATTCATGCTGGTctgaggaaggcaggagaggccTCCACCTGATAAgctgtcctctcctcccctctcccccaccctagATGGGATGCTCTATTCTGGCACCATGAACAACTTCCTGGGCAGCGAGCCCATCCTGATGCGCACGCTGGGATCCCAGCCTGTCCTCAAGACCGACACCTTCCTCCGCTGGCTGCATCGTAAGGACCTGACCCCCAGCCAGCGCAGGTCGGCCCCGTTTCCCGAGCGCCGGAGACTTGGCGCTGGGAATTGCTGTTAATGCACTCAGCTTTCGTTTGTTGAGGGCACACTGCGGGCATTACTGTTAGGCGCTGGGGGTATAGCGGGGAAGAAGACGAAGCTTCTGGTCCTCATGAAGCTTTCGTCTTATATAAATACATTGGAGAAGTACtagtcacccccacccccatcaccagCATCGATAAGCTATGGGATGCGAGGCAGCCTGTCCCCTGGCCTCCAGAGCCCACCCAAGGGTTTTCACCAAGGGGACCCAGGGCATCCCGGTGCTCAGTccctctgccccgcccccgcaGCGGACGCCGCCTTCGTGGCCGCCATCCCTTCGACGCAGGTCGTCTACTTCTTCTTCGCGGAGACCGCCAGCGAATTTGACTTCTTCGAGAAGCTCCACACTTCGCGGGTGGCTCGAGTTTGCAAGGTCTGCAGCCTGCGACGGAGGCGGGCTGAGTGGTGGTGGgggccctgggaggggacaggcggggcgggggcggggacacGGGGGCGGGGACACGGGGGCGAGAGGCTGACCCCGCCGGTGCACACAGAACGACGTGGGCGGCGAGAAGCTGCTGCAGAAGAAGTGGACCACCTTCCTGAAGGCCCAGCTGCTCTGCACGCAGCCGGGGCAGCTGCCCTTCAACGTCATCCGCCACGCGGTCCTGCTGCCCGCCGATTCGTCCGCAGTTCCCCACGTCTACGCAGTCTTCACCTCCCAGTGGTGAGCACCAGCGCGGGAACCACGGAGCTGGCCGTGGGGTCCCAGTGCAGTGTGGCCCTGGCCCGTGAAGGGGGGGCAGGAACTGACCTGAGCCAGCGCCTACTCTGCATCCCCTCCCAGGAATTTGATCCATGCCCTTTGGGTAGCTGGGAAAAGTAAAGCTCAGGGAGGTTCTGACTAGTTTATATTGTGCCTGGTTCCAAAAAGGGTGGGAAGCAGTTTACAAAAGGCAGGCAATAAAGTCAATAAAAGGGATAAGGAAATGGGAATAAAGCGAGGATGCGAAAAGCCAGGGATAGGGTCTGCACATTACAGATGCTTGTCACGGATCCTGTGTAGTCCCTGGATGCCAGCAGAACACCAGGCTCTCTCATCTGGGAGATTTAGCTCTGCACTTCCTAGTGGCCAGGGCAAAGAGGGAAACACCGTCAGTatcataagataaaaataaagccatCGCATGGAGGTTGAGAAAGGTTAACCCATTTGTTCAAGGTCCCACAGGCCTGGTCTAGCCCCACAGTGTTTAGGTACCTGCTAACAAGGTGTCCGGTACCAAAGGTATCTGATGTAAATGGGATCCAGAACTGAGAACCTGGTGCGTTCAACAGGCAGGTTAAAGAGAGTGAGAGTAGAAGGTATCCAACATGACTCAAAGAGAGTGAGAGTGGCATGTTGGCacgtgcctttagtcccagctacacaggaggctgaagcagagggattacttgaacccacagagttcaaagccagcctgggcaacacagggagacctgtctcttaaaaaaagacagagagagagacagacaggcagccCTTCTGTCCCCACAGACAGGGGCTGAAGGAATGAAAATAGTCTGGTAGTCAGGCTCTGGTCAGTTCTCTGAGGACCAGGAATCCAAGGAACTTGAGGACGGCTTCATGTAGAGCCAGTCTGGAGCAGGTTTCACTGCCCCTCCTGTAGGTACAGCACGGCCTACGCaggacaggcaggagccaccCTAGGGGCTTAGCCCCAATTAATTCTCATTAAGGATAATCACACTTCAGATCCTATGATAGGCCTagagccaggccctgggccagaGTCAGGGAACTCCATGGGGCTCTCCTAGCCCTATCACCACAGTGAGGAGAACTCCTAACCTCCGGGGGTTTCTCACTGAGGTGGAGCTGCCTGGTATGGCAGAGGAGACTATAGACAATGTCCCTCTGGCTCTCTCCAGGCAGGTCGGAGGGACCAGAAGCTCTGCAGTTTGTGCCTTCTCTCTCACTGACATTGAGCGTGTCTTCAAGGGGAAGTACAAGGAGTTGAACAAAGAAACTTCACGCTGGACTACTTACAGGGGCCCTGAGACCAACCCCCGGCCAGGCAGCGTGAGTACTTATACCTCCCACTCTGCAGCACTGAGCaaagtccacacacacacacacataatgtgCATGTAAAAGCTCCTATCACGGCATAGTACATGCCCAGTAAATGTTAGTGCTCACACTGCATCAGTCCTGTCTACTCACACATACCCCTGGTACAGCTGCCCACATCCGACAAGTGGCCAACACCATCCTATACACAGAACAGTTGTTGGAACCACGGCCCCCACAAAGCTAAGTGCATACCACTATCTGGGTATATCACCGAGGAAACAAGGGATCATGGGCTGTTTGCCAAGGACTGTCTTGGGCATCTCCACTTCCAtttcttatttaactttttaaaaaatcagaaatatatatatatgtgtgtatatatatatatatatatatatgacttaaaCAATCCAATAGTTCTGCAGGTTACAAAAAGCAGCCCTCTTCCCTATCCTCCTCTTTTCCCCAATCACCTTTAGCTCCTTTgactgattctttttttgtttatctcaAAATCTGTAATACCATGCTTTTATTGCTACTTCTTGATATTTCAGTATCAGACAGTATCTATTGAATTCTCATTCTAGAAGGTGAGGATTTAACTGTGTCACCCCACCCGCACCCCACCCCCTTTCA
This region of Microcebus murinus isolate Inina chromosome 2, M.murinus_Inina_mat1.0, whole genome shotgun sequence genomic DNA includes:
- the SEMA4A gene encoding semaphorin-4A isoform X1, which codes for MAPLPQRLNTRISHCGWFKEPSGDSHWLSMALPALGLDPWSLLGLFLFQLLQLLLPTTTAEGGGQEPVPRVKYYAGISCPPTNSSPLSLTPPTGDGCRALSFFHQKGLQDFDTLLLSGDGNTLYVGAREAILALNIQDPGVPRLKNMIPWPASDQKKNECAFKKKSNETQCFNFIRVLVPFNATHLYACGTFAFSPACTFIELQDSYLLPISEDKVMEGKGQSPFDPAHKHTAVLVDGMLYSGTMNNFLGSEPILMRTLGSQPVLKTDTFLRWLHPDAAFVAAIPSTQVVYFFFAETASEFDFFEKLHTSRVARVCKNDVGGEKLLQKKWTTFLKAQLLCTQPGQLPFNVIRHAVLLPADSSAVPHVYAVFTSQWQVGGTRSSAVCAFSLTDIERVFKGKYKELNKETSRWTTYRGPETNPRPGSCSVGPSSDKALTFMKDHFLMDEQVVGAPLLVKSGVEYTQLAVETAQALDGRSHLVMYLGTTTGSLHKAVVSGDSSAHLVEEIQLFPDPEPVRNLLLAPTQGAVFVGFSGGVWRVPRANCSVYESCVDCVLARDPHCAWDPQSQICRLLSSPNLNSWKQDMEQGNPGWACANGPIGRSLRPQSRPQIIKEVLAVPSSILELPCPHQSALASYHWSRGTAPAPEASSTVYNGSLLLILQDGVGGLYQCWATENGFSHPVVSYWVDSQDRSLALDPELAGIPREHVEVPLTRVSGGTALAAQRSYWPHFLTVTVLLALVLSGALIILLVSPLGALRARGKVQGCGTLPPREKAPLSREQHLQPAKEHRTSASDVDADNNCLGTEVV
- the SEMA4A gene encoding semaphorin-4A isoform X2 is translated as MAPLPQRLNTRISHCGWFKEPSGDSHWLSMALPALGLDPWSLLGLFLFQLLQLLLPTTTAEGGGQEPVPRVKYYAGDGCRALSFFHQKGLQDFDTLLLSGDGNTLYVGAREAILALNIQDPGVPRLKNMIPWPASDQKKNECAFKKKSNETQCFNFIRVLVPFNATHLYACGTFAFSPACTFIELQDSYLLPISEDKVMEGKGQSPFDPAHKHTAVLVDGMLYSGTMNNFLGSEPILMRTLGSQPVLKTDTFLRWLHPDAAFVAAIPSTQVVYFFFAETASEFDFFEKLHTSRVARVCKNDVGGEKLLQKKWTTFLKAQLLCTQPGQLPFNVIRHAVLLPADSSAVPHVYAVFTSQWQVGGTRSSAVCAFSLTDIERVFKGKYKELNKETSRWTTYRGPETNPRPGSCSVGPSSDKALTFMKDHFLMDEQVVGAPLLVKSGVEYTQLAVETAQALDGRSHLVMYLGTTTGSLHKAVVSGDSSAHLVEEIQLFPDPEPVRNLLLAPTQGAVFVGFSGGVWRVPRANCSVYESCVDCVLARDPHCAWDPQSQICRLLSSPNLNSWKQDMEQGNPGWACANGPIGRSLRPQSRPQIIKEVLAVPSSILELPCPHQSALASYHWSRGTAPAPEASSTVYNGSLLLILQDGVGGLYQCWATENGFSHPVVSYWVDSQDRSLALDPELAGIPREHVEVPLTRVSGGTALAAQRSYWPHFLTVTVLLALVLSGALIILLVSPLGALRARGKVQGCGTLPPREKAPLSREQHLQPAKEHRTSASDVDADNNCLGTEVV